A window of the Dictyostelium discoideum AX4 chromosome 4 chromosome, whole genome shotgun sequence genome harbors these coding sequences:
- a CDS encoding B-box zinc finger-containing protein produces the protein MKNNKSKNNINTTTIAPVDNNNDNNNNKNDSSSGSINTNKNVSYDTKCNIHLDQEIELICTDCKVPICKFCIISSGKHVRHTFDLIKMENSKELFIEFKSKHIKNLQQCLDADKEIQKKSNEIFSKIDSQHASDLESIKKGFEELRKVISAVETDITRQLITKFDENEDVSTKIKQLIEDNKKSIDSIVNKHKDSIDTYKIEQIVNNNKQLNIELLKYGHKSQLLFNNLKDNENEKQLFEYKKTTLNRLIDSTKQSITNSFKINSDQFYNPEPDSFELRGVKFKIYRDGTKNVNFNSSVAFGPHNKTSIRFSIFHSLTTVCLMDGFDQTLYANTLPTSITDLYIGDIKSNLVVGSIPKSVKSLFLMDGFSRSLESGIIPENVENLYIGKIKSKLSNTSISSSNNPLYHYGAYNKRSLYLMDGFDQNLTSQMFSNGTLETICCGDTDVIIQYGITVSNSGSYTPVIYNQKYKHTNKRQLDEKREWGDSSFKITYIKNFFNHN, from the exons atgaaaaataataaatcaaaaaataatatcaatactACAACCATAGCACCagtagataataataatgataataacaacaacaaaaatgacagtagtagtggtagtattaatacaaataaaaatgtatcATATGACACAAAATGTAATATTCATTTAGATCAAGagattgaattaatttgtaCAGATTGCAAAGTACCAATATGTAAATTTTGTATAATTAGTAGTGGTAAACATGTTAGACAtacatttgatttaattaaaatggaaaattcaaaagaactctttattgaatttaaatcaaaacatattaaaaatttacaacAATGTCTTGATGCAgataaagaaattcaaaaaaaatcaaatgagATATTTAGTAAAATTGATTCACAACATGCATCAGATTTAGAATCAATAAAAAAGGGATTTGAAGAATTACGTAAAGTAATTAGTGCAGTTGAAACAGATATAACAAGACAATTAATAACTAAATTCGATGAGAATGAAGATGTATCAACTAAAATCAAACAATTAAtagaagataataaaaaatctatagattcaattgtaaataaacataaagattcaattgatacttataaaattgaacaaatcgttaataataataaacaattgaatattgaattattaaagtaTGGTCATAAATcacaattattattcaataatttaaaagataatgaaaatgaaaaacaactatttgaatataaaaaaacaactttAAATAGgttaattgattcaactaaacaatcaattaccaattcatttaaaatcaattctGACCAATTTTATAATCCAGAACCGGATTCTTTTGAAT tacGTGgtgtaaaatttaaaatatataggGATGGAacaaaaaatgtaaattttaatagttcTGTAGCATTTGGACCACATAATAAAACTTCTATTCGTTTTTCCATCTTCCACTCTCTCACTACTGTATGCTTAATGGATGGATTTGATCAAACACTTTATGCTAATACATTACCAACATCAATAACAGATTTATATATTGGTGAtattaaatccaatttaGTTGTAGGTTCAATTCCTAAAAgtgttaaatcattatttttaatggatGGATTTAGTCGATCATTAGAATCTGGTATTATTCCAGAAAATGTAGAAAATCTCTATATaggtaaaattaaatcaaaattaagtAATACTTCAATTTCTAGTTCTAATAATCCACTTTACCACTATGGTGCCTATAATAAAAGATCATTATACTTGATGGATGGTTTCGATCAAAACTTAACATCTCAAATGTTTTCAAATGGTACTTTAGAAACTATATGTTGTGGTGATACTGATGTTATCATTCAATATGGTATTACAGTCTCAAATTCTGGATCCTATACACCTGTCatttataatcaaaaatataaacacACCAATAAAAGACAACTAGATGAAAAAAGAGAATGGGGTGATTCTTCATTCAAAATTACATATAtcaaaaatttctttaatcacaattga